One stretch of Pradoshia sp. D12 DNA includes these proteins:
- a CDS encoding cytochrome c oxidase subunit II encodes MHIHKFEKIWLILGVTALFVFLTVLGVSAFYDGNQPASCLVTIDPEKVTETKPFDKPGLHKVEGKEWDYELVFVVSAFKFDPGEVQIPKGATVKFMATSTDVVHGFEVAGTNVNMMIEPGYVNEYTKTFDKTGEYLILCNEYCGTGHTMMTSKIEVVD; translated from the coding sequence ATGCATATCCATAAATTTGAAAAGATATGGCTTATATTAGGGGTAACAGCACTTTTTGTATTTTTAACTGTATTAGGGGTCAGTGCATTTTATGATGGAAACCAACCGGCAAGCTGCCTGGTGACGATTGATCCAGAAAAAGTAACAGAAACTAAACCTTTTGATAAACCGGGTTTACATAAAGTTGAAGGGAAAGAATGGGATTACGAATTAGTATTCGTTGTTTCCGCGTTTAAATTTGACCCAGGTGAAGTTCAAATTCCTAAAGGTGCAACTGTAAAATTCATGGCTACCTCAACGGATGTTGTTCATGGATTTGAAGTGGCAGGAACGAATGTCAATATGATGATTGAGCCTGGCTATGTGAATGAATATACAAAGACATTCGATAAAACCGGTGAATATTTAATTTTATGTAATGAATATTGTGGTACGGGCCATACCATGATGACGTCTAAAATCGAGGTGGTTGACTAA
- a CDS encoding MDR family MFS transporter, with product MKLKNLPQNIKVRLGTSFFNRMASSSVMPFMALYFAHELNKIWAGVFLIFTVLITFVANLLGGYLSDRFKRKKILLMTSSTSAFMFLMMTLTLIPENDWVWLFAICYVGYMISSSLGRPSMSAIIMDSTTKETRKFVYALDYWLINLSMAIGAAMGGLLYSNHQLELFIILTCTSTFIAIAYKIWLIEGTVRQLKQSHKNFLIDLLHNYKIALQDTRFVKLVLGFMFILSAEFSLNSYIGVRLSESFEVVNVFGYQIGGVQMLSLMNIENMLLVVLLTFIVSNITNRFSNKRVLIIGLLIYGVGYTFVTSANSWYMLLLFGFIATIGELMYSPVYNTEQANMIPEDKRGSYSAFSNISYNGADLIARSTIIIGAFAAPMMMSVYIGLVIAVGTSLVYFSLFYKEKYQRNIQTNT from the coding sequence ATGAAATTGAAGAATTTGCCACAAAATATTAAAGTACGGTTAGGCACATCTTTTTTTAACAGAATGGCATCAAGCTCTGTGATGCCATTTATGGCTTTGTATTTTGCTCATGAATTGAACAAAATCTGGGCAGGTGTCTTCTTGATTTTTACCGTCCTTATTACATTCGTTGCTAACCTGCTGGGAGGATATCTATCAGACCGTTTCAAAAGGAAGAAAATTTTATTAATGACTTCCTCTACAAGTGCCTTCATGTTTTTGATGATGACTTTGACCTTAATCCCTGAGAATGACTGGGTTTGGCTATTTGCAATTTGCTATGTTGGATATATGATTTCAAGTAGTCTTGGAAGGCCAAGCATGAGTGCAATTATTATGGATTCTACTACAAAAGAGACAAGAAAATTTGTTTATGCTCTTGATTATTGGCTCATTAATTTATCCATGGCCATTGGGGCAGCAATGGGAGGACTTTTATACAGTAATCATCAACTTGAATTATTTATCATCTTAACGTGTACATCCACCTTCATTGCCATTGCTTATAAAATTTGGCTGATTGAAGGTACGGTCCGTCAGTTAAAGCAATCACATAAAAACTTTCTGATTGATTTACTTCATAACTATAAAATTGCCCTTCAGGATACTCGCTTTGTAAAACTCGTACTTGGATTCATGTTTATCCTTTCCGCTGAATTCTCACTAAATAGTTATATTGGGGTTCGATTATCAGAATCCTTTGAAGTCGTTAACGTATTCGGATACCAAATTGGCGGTGTCCAAATGTTAAGTTTGATGAATATAGAAAATATGTTATTAGTCGTCCTTTTAACGTTTATTGTTTCCAATATTACGAATCGTTTTTCAAATAAACGTGTGTTAATCATTGGCCTGCTTATTTATGGTGTAGGGTATACATTTGTTACATCAGCCAATAGCTGGTATATGCTCTTATTATTTGGGTTTATTGCCACGATTGGCGAATTGATGTATTCACCTGTTTATAATACTGAACAGGCAAATATGATTCCTGAGGATAAAAGAGGTTCTTATTCTGCTTTTAGTAATATATCCTATAATGGCGCCGACTTAATTGCAAGATCAACCATCATAATAGGCGCTTTTGCCGCTCCGATGATGATGTCCGTTTATATCGGCCTGGTTATTGCGGTCGGAACTTCTCTTGTATATTTCAGCCTTTTTTATAAAGAAAAATATCAAAGAAACATCCAGACAAATACATAG
- a CDS encoding cytochrome c oxidase subunit 2A yields the protein MAKTKLNVPVKVKKNEETNLSGTLISVLTLGAFILIVWASVYFLFLDRL from the coding sequence GTGGCAAAAACTAAATTAAACGTACCCGTCAAGGTTAAGAAGAACGAAGAAACTAATCTTTCCGGAACATTGATTTCTGTCTTAACACTTGGGGCATTCATTTTAATTGTATGGGCAAGCGTTTACTTTTTATTTTTAGATCGTCTGTAG
- a CDS encoding THUMP domain-containing class I SAM-dependent RNA methyltransferase — translation MKITLIATAAMGLEAIVAQEVRDLGYECTVENGRVLFQGDELAIARANMWLRTADRVKILVGEFKAYTFDELFEGTKKLPWENYLDVTAEFPVSGKSVKSKLFSVPDCQAIAKKAIVDRLKKAYKKDGWLDENGPLYRVEVSLLKDKATLTIDTTGPQALHKRGYRTGQGEAPLKETLAAALVKLTNWTPDRPFVDPFCGSGTIAIEAALIGQNIAPGFNRDFISEDWPIIDSSIWDKVREEAEELANYDQELDISGFDIDHKMIEIAKENAMEAGLGDLINFKQMQVRDFTTTKEYGVIVGNPPYGERLSDRPSVEKMYKEMGEALRPFETWSVYMLTSDENFEQFYGKPATKKRKLFNGFIRTDYYQYWGKRPPRKG, via the coding sequence ATGAAGATTACATTAATAGCTACAGCAGCAATGGGTCTTGAGGCGATTGTCGCACAGGAAGTACGTGACCTTGGGTATGAATGTACAGTCGAGAATGGACGAGTACTGTTTCAGGGAGACGAGCTTGCCATTGCCAGAGCCAATATGTGGCTTAGAACAGCAGACCGGGTGAAAATTCTTGTAGGCGAATTTAAGGCCTATACATTTGATGAATTATTTGAAGGTACAAAAAAACTTCCTTGGGAGAATTATTTGGATGTCACGGCTGAATTTCCTGTATCAGGTAAATCGGTCAAATCTAAATTATTCAGTGTTCCAGATTGCCAGGCGATTGCGAAGAAGGCCATAGTGGACCGCTTGAAAAAAGCATATAAAAAAGATGGATGGTTAGATGAAAATGGACCATTATATCGTGTAGAAGTATCGCTTTTAAAAGATAAAGCCACATTAACGATTGATACAACCGGCCCTCAGGCCCTTCATAAACGTGGATACAGAACAGGGCAGGGTGAAGCGCCATTAAAAGAAACCCTTGCAGCAGCATTAGTGAAGCTGACGAATTGGACTCCGGACCGTCCATTTGTTGATCCATTCTGCGGATCGGGTACGATTGCGATAGAAGCTGCGTTAATCGGCCAAAATATTGCGCCTGGATTTAATCGTGATTTTATTTCCGAAGACTGGCCTATTATTGATTCTTCTATTTGGGATAAAGTCAGAGAGGAAGCAGAAGAACTGGCCAATTATGATCAGGAATTAGACATTTCGGGGTTTGATATTGACCATAAGATGATTGAAATCGCAAAAGAAAATGCTATGGAAGCAGGACTTGGGGATTTAATTAACTTTAAACAAATGCAGGTCCGTGATTTTACAACGACCAAGGAATATGGCGTAATTGTTGGGAATCCTCCATATGGTGAACGCCTCAGCGACCGTCCTTCCGTTGAGAAAATGTATAAAGAGATGGGGGAAGCACTCCGTCCATTTGAAACTTGGTCTGTTTATATGCTGACTTCTGATGAAAACTTTGAGCAGTTTTATGGCAAACCGGCCACTAAAAAACGAAAGCTGTTTAATGGTTTTATCCGTACGGATTACTATCAGTATTGGGGAAAGAGACCGCCGAGAAAAGGTTGA
- a CDS encoding DUF1273 domain-containing protein, with translation MGKVVFVTGYKAHELGIFDQNHEGIKYIKKALLSRLLTLLEEGMEWVIITGQPGVELWAAQVVFDLQEEYPDLKLGVLLPYLNQEENWKEPVKELYEEIMLQADYVEAISKKPYEGPWQLKLKNQFIVDKSDEMLILYDDEKDGSPKYSWFEGKKKQNKQDYPIIQITFWDLQSLIDEAQWEDY, from the coding sequence ATGGGAAAAGTCGTATTCGTAACAGGATATAAGGCCCACGAGCTTGGTATTTTTGATCAAAATCACGAGGGTATAAAATACATAAAAAAAGCACTGCTGAGTCGCCTGTTAACTCTTCTCGAGGAAGGAATGGAATGGGTAATCATTACAGGGCAGCCCGGAGTGGAGCTATGGGCTGCACAGGTGGTCTTTGATTTGCAGGAAGAGTATCCAGATCTTAAGCTCGGTGTTTTATTACCCTATTTAAATCAGGAAGAGAATTGGAAAGAACCGGTTAAAGAACTGTATGAAGAAATAATGCTTCAGGCAGACTATGTGGAGGCTATTTCGAAGAAGCCATATGAAGGACCATGGCAGTTAAAGCTGAAGAACCAATTTATTGTCGATAAAAGCGATGAAATGTTAATATTGTACGATGATGAAAAGGACGGAAGCCCTAAATATAGTTGGTTTGAAGGTAAAAAGAAACAGAATAAACAGGATTATCCTATCATTCAAATAACATTTTGGGACCTGCAAAGTTTAATTGATGAGGCACAATGGGAAGATTATTAA
- the gpsB gene encoding cell division regulator GpsB gives MLSDKTKLTAKDILEKEFKTGVRGYKQEDVDQFLDLVIKDYEVFHQEIESLQQENMKLKKQLEEQPKRTVQPVQQATGTTNFDILKRLSNLEKHVFGSKLYE, from the coding sequence ATGCTCTCAGATAAAACAAAGTTGACCGCAAAGGATATCTTAGAGAAAGAATTTAAAACGGGTGTCAGAGGATACAAACAAGAAGATGTTGATCAATTCCTGGATTTAGTTATAAAGGATTATGAGGTTTTTCATCAGGAAATTGAATCACTTCAGCAAGAGAATATGAAGCTGAAAAAACAATTGGAAGAACAGCCGAAAAGAACTGTACAACCAGTTCAGCAAGCAACAGGTACCACCAATTTCGATATTTTAAAACGCTTATCCAACTTAGAAAAGCATGTGTTTGGAAGTAAGCTTTACGAATAA
- a CDS encoding ABC transporter substrate-binding protein, which produces MMEPKLLTLWQHIQTGYVRQAEIADLLELSPKQTSRYMQRWHEEGWFRLQPGKGRGHSTKIEWVKNVESIYEKEMEYIINHESIEKSAKWLTLHWSSECKLRLMRLFQTKLGFNDEGKDKLIIPRKDPFLSFHPLEALDIHSANLVSNIYNRLIYLTEDNEIWPELAHSWESSNRLLRLYIRKGVKFHDGSYLSADDVVRCLESLRDHPIHRDIWFIVQRIHSPAQYVVEINLKQKCSYILHLLSTINSSIYKVNNGKLIGTGSFYLEKNDETKTILRAFEDYYKERALLDCIEFVQMPMGFETIYRSSVKEDDIETYKVESDSGFGIVIMNAYRNSDINKQEVRDYIQYVISARRNEINQLDPKIIPNQSGILRSPSDPYIVDQVPFIEVSKPLVLQTTPYTEKLIFWLKGILETAGIPVKLKEITFEESLQNGYTDHGTDFFIHGEVFEMNHSLSFFHFLLLSSSPLAQVLGDKGERFEILNQYANTPFEKWSELHEQMERRLMKSALILPLYYSKRSVLFSDDIMNISIKNFGYADFSKLWMKPTTI; this is translated from the coding sequence ATGATGGAACCTAAACTACTGACTCTTTGGCAGCATATTCAAACGGGATATGTAAGACAGGCAGAGATAGCGGATTTACTCGAACTTAGTCCAAAGCAAACCTCCAGATATATGCAAAGATGGCATGAGGAGGGGTGGTTTAGATTGCAGCCAGGAAAAGGACGGGGACATTCAACTAAGATAGAGTGGGTCAAAAATGTGGAATCCATATATGAAAAAGAAATGGAATATATAATCAATCATGAATCAATTGAAAAAAGTGCAAAATGGCTAACTCTGCATTGGTCCTCTGAATGCAAACTACGTCTGATGAGACTCTTTCAAACTAAGCTTGGATTTAATGATGAGGGAAAGGATAAACTCATCATTCCTAGAAAGGATCCATTTTTGTCCTTTCATCCTCTTGAAGCTCTCGATATACATAGCGCTAACTTAGTTTCTAATATTTACAATCGCTTGATTTACCTGACTGAAGATAATGAAATATGGCCTGAGCTTGCTCATAGCTGGGAAAGCTCGAATCGCTTGTTAAGACTTTACATAAGAAAAGGAGTCAAATTTCATGATGGTTCCTACCTTTCAGCAGATGATGTTGTAAGGTGCTTGGAATCTTTGCGTGATCATCCAATTCACAGGGATATATGGTTTATTGTCCAAAGAATTCATTCCCCCGCACAGTATGTGGTAGAAATTAACTTGAAACAAAAGTGCAGCTATATATTGCATCTCTTAAGCACCATAAACTCAAGTATATATAAAGTAAACAATGGAAAATTAATTGGAACGGGCAGCTTTTATCTGGAAAAAAATGATGAAACAAAAACAATTCTTCGTGCGTTTGAAGACTATTACAAGGAAAGAGCTCTGCTCGATTGTATAGAATTTGTTCAGATGCCGATGGGGTTTGAGACTATTTATCGATCCTCTGTAAAAGAGGATGATATCGAAACATATAAGGTTGAGAGTGATTCAGGGTTTGGTATTGTGATTATGAATGCGTACCGCAATTCAGATATAAATAAGCAGGAAGTAAGAGATTATATCCAATATGTTATCAGTGCAAGGAGAAATGAAATTAATCAATTGGATCCAAAAATTATACCGAATCAAAGTGGTATTTTGCGCTCTCCATCTGACCCATACATAGTGGATCAAGTTCCATTTATAGAGGTATCCAAACCACTTGTTCTACAGACTACTCCATATACAGAAAAGCTTATCTTTTGGTTAAAGGGGATTTTGGAAACCGCAGGTATTCCTGTTAAATTAAAAGAGATCACGTTTGAAGAAAGTCTGCAAAATGGATATACAGATCATGGTACAGATTTTTTTATCCATGGAGAAGTATTTGAAATGAATCATAGCTTATCTTTTTTTCATTTTTTATTGTTGAGTTCCTCTCCGCTTGCCCAAGTCCTAGGAGATAAAGGAGAGCGATTCGAGATATTAAACCAGTATGCTAATACTCCTTTTGAAAAGTGGAGTGAGCTTCATGAACAAATGGAACGAAGATTAATGAAATCTGCTTTAATATTGCCGTTATACTATTCCAAACGAAGTGTACTGTTTTCAGATGATATTATGAATATTAGCATTAAGAATTTTGGCTATGCAGATTTTTCGAAGCTATGGATGAAACCAACCACAATTTAA
- a CDS encoding b(o/a)3-type cytochrome-c oxidase subunit 1, whose amino-acid sequence MNRNQTDLKVNRADGKLAMAHFYVAFIALALGGFAGLLQVLVRSGKYTLPAGITYYQVLTVHGVLLGLILTTFFIMGFQFAAISKTSGTLSKKARTVGWIGFWMMTIGTAMSATMILLNEASVLYTFYAPLQAHPIFYFGLVFVVVGSWLDGGAMVAAYINWRKQNKGKVGPLLSFMVIINNVLWFTATLGVAATVLVQIIPWSLGWVDSINVLISRTLFWYFGHPLVYFWLLPAYMVWYVVIPKVIGGKIFSDSLARLSFILFLLFSVPVGFHHQLTEPGIDPAWKFLQVILTFLVIIPSLMTAFSMFATFESAGRAKGYKGIFGWFKALPWGDARFTVPFIGMVAFIPAGAGGIVNASNQLNQVVHNTIWVTGHFHLTLATSVVLTYFGAMYWLVPHLTGRKLTKKMNKLAIIQAMTWAVGMTFMSGAMHFAGLLGAPRRSSYSTYGGSAQAAEWIPYQIAQAVGGSILFIGIILILVIFVNLAFFAPKGDEEFPIGEVSEKAEKTPFILENWKLWIGITAVLIILAYTLPFVDMIQNAPPGSKGFKLW is encoded by the coding sequence ATGAATAGGAATCAAACTGATCTTAAAGTAAACAGAGCTGATGGTAAGCTCGCTATGGCCCACTTCTATGTGGCATTTATCGCACTGGCTCTTGGAGGATTCGCTGGCCTTTTACAGGTTCTTGTCCGATCAGGAAAATACACACTGCCTGCCGGAATTACATATTATCAAGTTCTTACTGTTCACGGTGTTTTACTTGGACTTATACTGACTACATTTTTTATAATGGGCTTTCAATTTGCAGCAATCAGCAAAACAAGCGGAACTCTATCTAAAAAGGCAAGAACGGTTGGTTGGATTGGTTTCTGGATGATGACCATCGGTACAGCTATGTCAGCTACAATGATTCTACTTAATGAAGCATCCGTTCTTTATACTTTTTACGCACCATTACAGGCTCATCCAATTTTTTATTTCGGGCTGGTATTTGTTGTAGTGGGAAGCTGGCTGGACGGCGGAGCTATGGTTGCAGCTTATATTAACTGGAGAAAACAAAATAAGGGTAAAGTTGGACCTTTATTATCATTCATGGTCATTATCAATAATGTATTATGGTTTACAGCTACCCTTGGTGTCGCGGCTACTGTGTTGGTACAGATTATTCCATGGTCACTTGGATGGGTTGATTCTATTAATGTTCTTATTAGCCGTACGTTATTCTGGTATTTTGGACATCCGCTCGTATATTTCTGGTTATTGCCGGCTTATATGGTTTGGTATGTCGTCATTCCGAAAGTAATTGGCGGAAAAATATTCTCTGATTCATTGGCGAGATTATCGTTTATTTTATTCTTACTGTTTTCTGTACCTGTTGGCTTCCACCATCAATTAACGGAGCCTGGGATTGATCCTGCATGGAAATTTTTACAGGTTATTTTAACTTTCCTGGTCATCATTCCATCCTTAATGACAGCTTTCTCCATGTTCGCCACTTTTGAAAGTGCAGGACGTGCAAAAGGCTATAAAGGAATCTTTGGATGGTTTAAAGCCCTTCCTTGGGGTGATGCGCGCTTTACGGTTCCTTTTATCGGAATGGTTGCTTTTATCCCTGCTGGTGCAGGAGGAATTGTCAATGCTTCCAACCAATTGAACCAGGTTGTACATAATACGATTTGGGTAACAGGACATTTCCATCTAACACTTGCTACCTCTGTTGTCTTAACTTACTTTGGTGCCATGTATTGGTTGGTTCCACATTTAACCGGCCGTAAGCTTACTAAAAAAATGAATAAATTAGCCATCATCCAAGCTATGACATGGGCAGTTGGAATGACCTTTATGTCTGGCGCCATGCATTTTGCAGGTCTGCTGGGTGCACCAAGAAGATCATCCTACTCCACATATGGCGGTTCCGCTCAGGCTGCTGAATGGATTCCATATCAAATCGCTCAGGCCGTTGGAGGCTCCATCCTCTTCATTGGTATCATTTTGATTTTAGTTATCTTCGTTAATCTAGCTTTCTTTGCCCCTAAAGGTGATGAAGAGTTTCCGATTGGTGAAGTATCAGAAAAGGCTGAAAAAACACCTTTCATCCTTGAAAATTGGAAGCTATGGATTGGTATTACAGCAGTTTTAATCATTCTCGCCTATACCCTGCCATTTGTAGACATGATCCAAAATGCACCACCTGGGTCAAAAGGATTTAAGCTCTGGTAA
- a CDS encoding carboxypeptidase M32, which translates to MTNLLEKEFLDYIHTMDAFREASALIGWDMRTGAPKKTIDKRSQVLSILSKEHFEMATGTKMERYIEELSKPELKEQLDSNTIVIVEECKKEYEKMSKIPANEYKEYVELQSKAESIWETAKETSDFSLFMPYLEQLIDVNKKFLSYWGKADHPYDGLLDLYEPGMTVEILDDVFARLREEIVPLVKKIGESNKNLETNFIYKSFSEEAQKKLCMELIQELGYDLEAGRLDNTVHPFATALNANDVRITTKYVEEDFRVALFGTIHECGHAVYEQNINKELEGTPLCTGTSMGIHESQSLFFENFISRNLSYWKHNFDKLKAVSPEQFDNIDLDTFYKAINESKPSLIRIEADELTYPLHIMIRYELEKGLFNGDLKVADLPKHWNDKYEEYLGIRPENDGEGVLQDVHWAGGMFGYFPSYALGYMYAAQFKAAMLKDIPNFDETIENGDYNKITGWLTKHVHQYGKLKLPLEIIKDATGEGLNPQYLITYLKEKYTALYDL; encoded by the coding sequence ATGACAAACCTATTAGAAAAAGAGTTTTTAGACTATATACATACCATGGATGCATTCAGAGAAGCATCTGCACTGATTGGATGGGACATGCGCACTGGGGCTCCAAAGAAAACGATTGATAAGAGAAGTCAAGTGCTATCCATCTTATCGAAAGAACATTTTGAAATGGCAACCGGAACTAAAATGGAACGATACATAGAAGAGTTATCAAAGCCTGAACTGAAGGAGCAGTTGGATTCAAATACAATTGTCATTGTTGAGGAATGTAAAAAAGAATACGAGAAGATGAGTAAAATCCCCGCAAATGAGTATAAGGAGTATGTTGAACTACAGTCCAAGGCTGAAAGTATATGGGAAACGGCAAAAGAAACATCTGATTTTTCGTTGTTTATGCCATATTTGGAACAATTAATTGATGTGAATAAGAAATTTTTATCCTATTGGGGAAAAGCTGATCATCCTTATGATGGATTACTCGATTTGTATGAACCGGGTATGACAGTTGAGATATTGGATGATGTATTTGCCAGGCTAAGAGAAGAAATTGTACCGCTTGTGAAAAAGATTGGTGAATCGAATAAGAATCTAGAAACGAACTTTATATATAAGTCATTTAGTGAAGAAGCACAGAAAAAATTATGTATGGAATTGATTCAGGAATTAGGTTATGACCTGGAAGCGGGACGTCTGGATAATACAGTCCATCCGTTTGCTACAGCTTTAAACGCAAATGATGTGAGGATTACAACGAAATATGTTGAGGAAGATTTCCGTGTTGCTCTATTTGGTACCATACACGAATGCGGACATGCCGTATATGAACAAAATATTAATAAAGAATTAGAAGGAACACCTTTATGTACCGGTACATCAATGGGTATCCATGAATCTCAGTCCTTATTCTTTGAAAACTTTATCAGCCGTAATCTTAGCTACTGGAAACATAATTTTGATAAATTAAAAGCTGTCTCGCCTGAACAATTTGATAATATTGACCTCGATACGTTCTATAAGGCTATTAATGAATCAAAGCCTTCCTTAATTCGGATTGAGGCTGACGAACTCACGTATCCTTTGCATATTATGATTCGGTATGAATTAGAAAAGGGATTGTTTAATGGAGATCTAAAAGTAGCTGATTTGCCGAAGCATTGGAATGATAAGTATGAAGAGTACTTGGGAATCCGGCCTGAAAATGATGGTGAAGGAGTTTTACAGGATGTCCATTGGGCAGGTGGCATGTTTGGGTATTTCCCATCCTATGCACTCGGATATATGTATGCAGCTCAATTCAAAGCTGCAATGCTGAAGGATATTCCGAACTTCGATGAAACTATTGAAAATGGAGACTATAACAAAATTACTGGATGGTTAACGAAGCATGTCCATCAGTATGGAAAGTTGAAATTGCCTTTAGAGATTATAAAGGATGCTACGGGAGAAGGATTAAATCCACAGTATTTGATAACGTATTTAAAAGAAAAATATACTGCACTGTATGATTTATAA
- a CDS encoding xanthine phosphoribosyltransferase: MKLLKAKIMEEGQVLSSEVLKVDTFLNHQLDPELMVAIGKEFAKRFKDAGITKILTIESSGIAPSVMAGLELQVPVIFARKKKSLTLQDDLYTSTVYSFTKKEENTICIGQKFLNEEDVVLIIDDFLAKGQAAFGLVDIVNQANAKIAGLGIVIEKSFQDGGEILRDKGYRVESLARIQSLEKNKVIFLEEETANANE; the protein is encoded by the coding sequence TTGAAATTGTTAAAAGCTAAAATTATGGAGGAAGGGCAAGTCCTTTCAAGTGAGGTCCTAAAGGTAGATACGTTTTTAAATCATCAACTGGATCCTGAATTAATGGTGGCGATAGGTAAAGAATTCGCGAAGAGGTTTAAGGATGCTGGGATTACGAAAATTTTAACCATTGAGTCATCTGGAATAGCTCCATCGGTTATGGCAGGGCTTGAGCTTCAGGTCCCAGTTATTTTTGCCCGCAAGAAAAAATCATTGACCCTGCAAGACGACTTATATACGTCCACTGTTTATTCATTTACGAAAAAAGAAGAAAATACGATCTGCATTGGCCAAAAGTTTTTAAATGAAGAAGATGTTGTATTAATCATTGATGATTTCTTGGCTAAAGGACAAGCTGCTTTTGGTTTGGTTGATATTGTGAACCAAGCGAACGCCAAAATTGCCGGACTGGGAATTGTTATTGAAAAATCCTTCCAGGATGGCGGTGAAATTTTAAGAGATAAAGGATATCGGGTGGAATCACTCGCTCGTATCCAATCCCTTGAAAAAAATAAAGTAATCTTTTTGGAGGAGGAAACAGCCAATGCAAATGAATAA
- a CDS encoding nucleobase:cation symporter-2 family protein: MQMNKWKTASLGIQHVLAMYAGAVVVPLIVGGSIGLTPEQLTHLVSIDILMCGIATLLQVWKNRFFGIGLPVVLGCTFTAVGPMIAIAGEYGIPAIYGAILASGLFVILVSKYFSKLLKFFPPVVTGSVVTIIGMTLIPVAMNNMAGGEGSSDFGSTSNILLAFGTLLFIIILYKFSTGFIRAISILLGLIAGTVAAAFMGKVNIQAVIDADALLTPTPFYFGMPTFEWAPIITMILVALVSLVESTGVYLALSDICEKDLKEEDFAKGYRAEGLAIVFGGIFNSLPYTTFSQNVGLIQMSGVRSNNVIYTAGAFLVLIGFSPKIGAITTIIPSSVLGGAMVAMFGMVVAAGIKMLSQVDLHSQENLLIIACSCGIGLGVSVVPEMFANLPDTLKILTENGIVAGGVTAIGLNLLFNVIFKKTQKDSPLIQNKEEIVY; this comes from the coding sequence ATGCAAATGAATAAATGGAAAACCGCTTCACTGGGGATCCAGCACGTATTAGCTATGTATGCCGGAGCAGTTGTAGTACCTTTGATTGTTGGTGGAAGTATTGGCTTAACCCCGGAGCAATTAACACATTTAGTTTCAATCGATATTCTGATGTGTGGAATTGCGACACTTTTGCAGGTATGGAAGAATCGATTCTTTGGTATCGGGTTGCCTGTTGTCCTAGGCTGTACATTCACGGCAGTGGGTCCAATGATTGCGATTGCAGGAGAATACGGAATACCGGCTATATACGGAGCTATTTTAGCATCAGGATTATTTGTTATTTTAGTAAGTAAGTATTTTAGTAAGCTGTTGAAATTTTTTCCTCCGGTTGTGACTGGATCAGTGGTAACGATTATTGGGATGACTTTGATTCCGGTAGCTATGAATAATATGGCTGGTGGGGAAGGCTCGAGTGATTTTGGCTCAACATCTAATATCCTGTTGGCATTTGGTACATTGCTATTTATTATTATTCTTTATAAGTTTTCAACAGGTTTTATAAGAGCCATCTCTATTTTACTTGGATTAATTGCAGGTACAGTTGCAGCAGCTTTCATGGGAAAGGTGAACATCCAAGCTGTAATCGATGCCGATGCACTCCTAACTCCTACTCCTTTTTATTTCGGGATGCCAACCTTTGAATGGGCACCAATAATTACGATGATTCTCGTGGCACTTGTTAGCTTAGTAGAATCAACAGGTGTTTATCTTGCTTTATCTGATATTTGTGAAAAGGATTTAAAAGAAGAGGATTTTGCTAAAGGTTATCGGGCAGAAGGGTTAGCGATTGTGTTCGGTGGTATCTTTAACTCTCTTCCTTACACGACATTTTCTCAAAACGTTGGATTAATCCAAATGTCCGGTGTACGTTCCAACAATGTGATTTATACGGCAGGTGCATTTCTAGTCCTGATTGGCTTCAGCCCAAAAATTGGAGCAATCACGACAATTATACCTTCATCCGTACTGGGCGGAGCGATGGTAGCCATGTTTGGAATGGTGGTTGCAGCAGGTATTAAAATGCTGAGTCAAGTAGACCTTCACTCTCAGGAAAACTTGCTGATTATTGCTTGTTCCTGCGGAATCGGTCTTGGGGTATCTGTTGTTCCGGAAATGTTTGCTAATCTGCCAGATACATTGAAAATCCTGACTGAAAACGGAATTGTGGCTGGAGGAGTAACTGCGATAGGATTAAATCTATTGTTTAATGTAATCTTCAAAAAGACCCAAAAAGATAGTCCACTGATTCAAAATAAGGAAGAAATAGTTTATTAA